From Saccopteryx leptura isolate mSacLep1 chromosome 3, mSacLep1_pri_phased_curated, whole genome shotgun sequence, one genomic window encodes:
- the ZNF580 gene encoding zinc finger protein 580 gives MLLLPPRPPHPRSSSPEAMDPPPPKTPPFPKTEGPSSTPSSVAGPRPPRLGRHLLIDANGVPYTYTVQLEEEPGGPPQRESPPGEPGPRKGYSCPECARVFASSLRLQSHRVSHSDLKPFTCSACGKAFKRSSHLSRHRATHRARAGPPHNCPFCPRRFQDAAELAQHVRLH, from the coding sequence ATGCTGCTGCTGCCCCCGCGGCCACCCCACCCTCGGTCCTCCTCTCCGGAGGCCATGGACCCACCGCCTCCGAAGACGCCCCCTTTCCCTAAGACGGAAGGCCCTTCCTCGACTCCTTCCTCGGTGGCTGGGCCCCGACCCCCGCGGCTGGGTCGCCATCTGCTCATCGACGCCAACGGGGTCCCTTACACGTATACGGTGCAGCTGGAAGAGGAGCCTGGCGGCCCCCCACAGCGCGAGTCCCCTCCCGGAGAGCCCGGCCCTCGCAAGGGCTACAGCTGTCCGGAGTGCGCCCGGGTCTTTGCCAGCTCCCTGCGGCTGCAGAGTCACCGCGTGTCTCACTCGGACCTCAAGCCCTTCACCTGCAGCGCCTGCGGCAAGGCCTTCAAGCGCTCCAGCCACCTGTCGCGGCACCGGGCCACGCACCGCGCCCGCGCCGGCCCGCCACACAACTGCCCGTTCTGCCCGCGCCGCTTCCAGGACGCCGCGGAGCTGGCGCAGCACGTGCGTCTCCACTAA
- the ZNF581 gene encoding zinc finger protein 581, whose translation MLVLPTPCPQPPQLPSTEAMEDLPPRTSRSPEPGPSSSTGSPQTSSPPRPNHYLLIDTQGVPYTVLVDKEETQRPSGAAGASAQKKCYSCPVCSRVFEYMSYLQRHSVTHSEVKPFECDTCGKAFKRASHLARHHSIHQAGGGRPHGCPLCPRRFREAGELAQHSRVHSGERPFQCRHCPRRFMEQNTLQKHTRWKHP comes from the coding sequence ATGCTGGTGCTGCCGaccccctgcccccaacccccacagctgccctccaCTGAGGCCATGGAGGACCTGCCCCCTCGGACCAGCCGGTCTCCAGAACCCGGACCTTCCTCCTCCACAGGATCTCCCCAGACCTCATCCCCTCCGCGGCCCAACCACTACCTGCTCATTGACACCCAGGGCGTCCCTTACACGGTGCTGGTGGACAAGGAGGAGACTCAGAGGCCGTCTGGGGCTGCTGGAGCTTCGGCTCAGAAAAAGTGCTACAGCTGCCCCGTGTGCTCCCGGGTTTTTGAGTACATGTCTTACCTGCAGCGACACAGCGTCACCCACTCCGAGGTGAAGCCCTTTGAATGTGACACCTGCGGCAAGGCATTCAAACGGGCCAGCCATTTGGCGCGACACCACTCCATTCACCAGGCTGGCGGTGGTCGGCCACATGGCTGCCCGCTCTGCCCTCGCCGATTTCGTGAGGCTGGCGAGCTGGCCCAGCACAGCCGGGTTCACTCCGGGGAGCGCCCGTTTCAGTGCCGGCACTGCCCACGACGATTTATGGAGCAGAACACACTGCAGAAGCACACCCGGTGGAAGCATCCGTGA
- the CCDC106 gene encoding coiled-coil domain-containing protein 106 has protein sequence MNDRTSRRRTLKRDDEAFEISLPFEDAPQIHPQLFYSLSPSQGNFEEPPEAASPTVALMNGVRAQLHMALERNSWLQKRIEDLEEERDFLRCQLDKFISSARMDAEDHCRGKPGLRRTEGDGRGGATGEASDPESAASSLSGASEESSSIMERKRQKQKGGTGRRRFGKPKTRERQRVKDADGVLCRYKKILGTFQKLKSMSRAFEHHRVDRNTVALTTPIAELLIVAPEKLAEVGEFDPSKERLLEYSRRCFLALDDETLKKVQALKKSKLLLPITYRFKR, from the exons ATGAATGACCGAACCAGCAGGAGGCGGACAC tGAAGAGGGATGATGAGGCCTTCGAGATCTCTCTCCCCTTCGAGGACGCACCGCAGATACACCCACAGCTCTTTTACAGCCTGAGCCCCTCTCAGGGAAACTTCGAGG AGCCTCCTGAGGCTGCGTCCCCAACTGTGGCCCTGATGAATGGAGTCCGGGCCCAGCTGCACATGGCCCTGGAGAGGAACTCCTGGCTGCAGAAGCGCATCGAGGACCTGGAGGAGGAGCGAGACTTCCTGCGCTGTCAGCTGGACAAGTTCATCTCTTCTGCGCGCATGGACGCTG AGGACCACTGCCGGGGGAAGCCTGGGCTCAGGCGGACTGAGGGTGACGGCCGGGGAGGGGCCACAGGCGAGGCCTCGGACCCTGAGTCGGCTGCCTCCTCGCTCAGCGGAGCATCTGAAGAGAGCAGCAGTATTATGGAGAGGAAAAGGCAGAAGCAGAAGGGAGGCACCGGCCGGAGGCGCTTTGGGAAGCCCAAGACCCGGGAGAGGCAGCGGG TGAAAGATGCAGATGGGGTCCTCTGCCGCTACAAGAAGATCCTGGGCACCTTCCAGAAGCTTAAGAGCATGTCGCGGGCTTTCGAGCACCACCGAGTGGACCGTAACACCGTGGCGCTGACCACGCCCATCGCGGAGCTACTCATCGTGGCTCCAGAGAAGCTGGCGGAGGTGGGCGAGTTCGACCCGTCCAAGGAGCGTCTGCTGGAGTACTCGCGCCGCTGCTTCCTGGCCCTGGACGACGAGACCCTGAAGAAGGTGCAGGCCCTCAAGAAGAGCAAGCTGCTCTTGCCCATCACCTACCGCTTCAAGCGGTGA
- the U2AF2 gene encoding splicing factor U2AF 65 kDa subunit isoform X2 encodes MSDFDEFERQLNENKQERDKENRHRKRSHSRSRSRDRKRRSRSRDRRNRDQRSASRDRRRRSKPLTRGAKEEHGGLIRSPRHEKKKKVRKYWDVPPPGFEHITPMQYKAMQAAGQIPATALLPTMTPDGLAVTPTPVPVVGSQMTRQARRLYVGNIPFGITEEAMMDFFNAQMRLGGLTQAPGNPVLAVQINQDKNFAFLEFRSVDETTQAMAFDGIIFQGQSLKIRRPHDYQPLPGMSENPSVYVPGVVSTVVPDSAHKLFIGGLPNYLNDDQVKELLTSFGPLKAFNLVKDSATGLSKGYAFCEYVDINVTDQAIAGLNGMQLGDKKLLVQRASVGAKNATLSTINQTPVTLQVPGLMSSQVQMGGHPTEVLCLMNMVLPEELLDDEEYEEIVEDVRDECSKYGLVKSIEIPRPVDGVEVPGCGKIFVEFTSVFDCQKAMQGLTGRKFANRVVVTKYCDPDSYHRRDFW; translated from the exons ATGTCGGACTTTGACGAGTTCGAGCGCCAGCTCAACGAGAATAAGCAAG AGCGAGACAAGGAGAACCGGCACCGGAAGCGCAGCCACAGCCGCTCACGCAGCCGGGACCGCAAgcgccggagccggagccgggaCCGGCGCAACCGGGACCAGCGGAGCGCCTCTCGGGACAGGCGGCGACGAAG CAAACCTTTGACCAGAGGCGCTAAAGAGGAGCACGGTGGATTGAT tcgCTCCCCCCGccatgagaagaagaagaaggtccGCAAGTACTGGgatgtgccaccgcctggcttTGAGCACATCACCCCCATGCAGTACAAGGCCATGCAAG CTGCCGGTCAGATCCCAGCCACTGCTCTCCTCCCCACCATGACCCCAGACGGTCTGGCCGTGACCCCGACGCCGGTGCCTGTGGTCGGGAGCCAGATGACCAGACAGGCCCGCCGCCTGTACGTGGGCAACATCCCCTTTGGCATCACCGAG GAGGCAATGATGGACTTCTTCAATGCCCAGATGCGCCTAGGGGGGCTGACGCAGGCCCCTGGCAACCCTGTTTTGGCAGTGCAGATTAACCAGGACAAGAACTTCGCCTTTCTGGAG TTCCGCTCGGTGGACGAGACCACCCAGGCCATGGCCTTCGATGGCATCATCTTCCAGGGCCAGTCGCTGAAGATCCGCAGGCCTCATGACTACCAGCCCCTGCCCGGCATGTCGGAGAACCCCTCCGTCTACGTGCCTG GAGTTGTGTCCACTGTGGTCCCGGACTCTGCCCACAAGCTGTTCATTGGGGGCTTACCCAACTACCTGAACGATGACCAG GTGAAAGAGCTACTGACATCGTTCGGGCCTCTCAAGGCCTTCAACCTAGTCAAGGACAGCGCCACTGGGCTCTCCAAGGGCTACGCCTTCTGTGAGTACGTGGACATCAACGTCACAGACCAG GCCATCGCGGGGCTGAATGGGATGCAGCTGGGGGACAAGAAGCTGCTGGTGCAGAGGGCGAGTGTGGGCGCCAAGAATGCCACGCTG AGCACCATAAACCAGACCCCTGTGACCCTGCAAGTGCCGGGCCTGATGAGCTCCCAGGTGCAGATGGGCGGTCACCCGACTGAGGTGCTGTGCCTGATGAACATGGTGCTGCCTGAGGAGCTGCTGGACGATGAGGAATACGAGGAGATCGTGGAGGATGTGCGTGACGAGTGCAGCAAGTATGGGCTGGTCAAGTCCATCGAGATCCCCCGGCCCGTGGATGGCGTCGAGGTGCCTGGCTGCGGGAAG ATCTTCGTGGAGTTCACCTCTGTGTTCGACTGCCAGAAAGCCATGCAGGGTCTGACAGGCCGCAAGTTCGCCAACAGAGTGGTTGTCACTAAGTATTGTGACCCCGACTCTTACCACCGCCGGGACTTCTGGTAG
- the U2AF2 gene encoding splicing factor U2AF 65 kDa subunit isoform X1, with amino-acid sequence MSDFDEFERQLNENKQERDKENRHRKRSHSRSRSRDRKRRSRSRDRRNRDQRSASRDRRRRSKPLTRGAKEEHGGLIRSPRHEKKKKVRKYWDVPPPGFEHITPMQYKAMQAAGQIPATALLPTMTPDGLAVTPTPVPVVGSQMTRQARRLYVGNIPFGITEEAMMDFFNAQMRLGGLTQAPGNPVLAVQINQDKNFAFLEFRSVDETTQAMAFDGIIFQGQSLKIRRPHDYQPLPGMSENPSVYVPGVVSTVVPDSAHKLFIGGLPNYLNDDQVKELLTSFGPLKAFNLVKDSATGLSKGYAFCEYVDINVTDQAIAGLNGMQLGDKKLLVQRASVGAKNATLVSPPSTINQTPVTLQVPGLMSSQVQMGGHPTEVLCLMNMVLPEELLDDEEYEEIVEDVRDECSKYGLVKSIEIPRPVDGVEVPGCGKIFVEFTSVFDCQKAMQGLTGRKFANRVVVTKYCDPDSYHRRDFW; translated from the exons ATGTCGGACTTTGACGAGTTCGAGCGCCAGCTCAACGAGAATAAGCAAG AGCGAGACAAGGAGAACCGGCACCGGAAGCGCAGCCACAGCCGCTCACGCAGCCGGGACCGCAAgcgccggagccggagccgggaCCGGCGCAACCGGGACCAGCGGAGCGCCTCTCGGGACAGGCGGCGACGAAG CAAACCTTTGACCAGAGGCGCTAAAGAGGAGCACGGTGGATTGAT tcgCTCCCCCCGccatgagaagaagaagaaggtccGCAAGTACTGGgatgtgccaccgcctggcttTGAGCACATCACCCCCATGCAGTACAAGGCCATGCAAG CTGCCGGTCAGATCCCAGCCACTGCTCTCCTCCCCACCATGACCCCAGACGGTCTGGCCGTGACCCCGACGCCGGTGCCTGTGGTCGGGAGCCAGATGACCAGACAGGCCCGCCGCCTGTACGTGGGCAACATCCCCTTTGGCATCACCGAG GAGGCAATGATGGACTTCTTCAATGCCCAGATGCGCCTAGGGGGGCTGACGCAGGCCCCTGGCAACCCTGTTTTGGCAGTGCAGATTAACCAGGACAAGAACTTCGCCTTTCTGGAG TTCCGCTCGGTGGACGAGACCACCCAGGCCATGGCCTTCGATGGCATCATCTTCCAGGGCCAGTCGCTGAAGATCCGCAGGCCTCATGACTACCAGCCCCTGCCCGGCATGTCGGAGAACCCCTCCGTCTACGTGCCTG GAGTTGTGTCCACTGTGGTCCCGGACTCTGCCCACAAGCTGTTCATTGGGGGCTTACCCAACTACCTGAACGATGACCAG GTGAAAGAGCTACTGACATCGTTCGGGCCTCTCAAGGCCTTCAACCTAGTCAAGGACAGCGCCACTGGGCTCTCCAAGGGCTACGCCTTCTGTGAGTACGTGGACATCAACGTCACAGACCAG GCCATCGCGGGGCTGAATGGGATGCAGCTGGGGGACAAGAAGCTGCTGGTGCAGAGGGCGAGTGTGGGCGCCAAGAATGCCACGCTGGTGAGCCCCCCG AGCACCATAAACCAGACCCCTGTGACCCTGCAAGTGCCGGGCCTGATGAGCTCCCAGGTGCAGATGGGCGGTCACCCGACTGAGGTGCTGTGCCTGATGAACATGGTGCTGCCTGAGGAGCTGCTGGACGATGAGGAATACGAGGAGATCGTGGAGGATGTGCGTGACGAGTGCAGCAAGTATGGGCTGGTCAAGTCCATCGAGATCCCCCGGCCCGTGGATGGCGTCGAGGTGCCTGGCTGCGGGAAG ATCTTCGTGGAGTTCACCTCTGTGTTCGACTGCCAGAAAGCCATGCAGGGTCTGACAGGCCGCAAGTTCGCCAACAGAGTGGTTGTCACTAAGTATTGTGACCCCGACTCTTACCACCGCCGGGACTTCTGGTAG